The genomic segment CGACCGGATCGCGGACGTCAGCCAGGGCGCGGACAGCCATGAGGTCAAGGTCACCTTCGCCGCCCCGTACGCCGACTGGCGGTCGCTGTTCACACCCCTCTATCCCAAGGCCGTGACCGGCAGCCCGGACGCCTTCAACGAAGGCGCCCGCTCCGCGCTCACCGCCGTCGCCGGGCCGTTCAGGATCAAGGACGTGAACCGCACCGGGGGCGCCGTCACCCTGGTCAGGAACCCGGCCTGGTGGGGCCAGCGCGCCAAGCTCGACCAGCTGGTGCTGACCGCCGTACCGTCCGCGGGCCGCGCCACCGCGCTGACCGGCGGAAAGCTGGACGTCGCGGAGCTGGACCCGACCGCCCTCGCCTCGGTCCGCAAGGCCGCGGCCGCCAAGAAGCTCGCCGTCCGCAAGGCCCCCGGGGCCGCGTACTCGCAGCTCGCCCTCAACGGCAGCACGGGCCCGCTGGCCGACGAACGGGTCCGCCGCGCGGTGGCCCGCGCCGTCGACCGGCAGGCCATCGCCGACGCCGTGCTGAAGCCGCTCGGCCTGCCCGCCAAGCCGCTCGGCAACCACCTGGTCCTCGCCTCGCAGAACGGCTACGCGGACCACAGCTCGGCCCTCGGCTCCGCGGACGCGGGCCAGGTCCAGGCGCTGCTCGCGGACGCGGGCTGGGAGCACACCGCACCGCAGTCGCAGCCCGGGGCCAAGGCCGCCAACCCGGCCAAGCCCGCCGCTCCGGTACCGGCCAAGCCCGACGCGGCGGCCCCGGCCCTCGGCGTGACGGTGGTCGAGCCCAGCGGAACGCTCCGCAAGGCCGGCAAGCAGCTGAGCCTGCGGTTCGTCGTCCCCTCCACCTCGCCGATGCTGGCCGACGTGGGGAACCGGATCGCCGCGATGCTGTCGAAGATCGGGGTCCGCACCGAGATCACCAAGGTCGCCGACACGAGCTTCTTCCACGACCACGTCGCGGCCGGAAACTTCGATCTGGCCCTGTACTCCTGGCCCGGCACGGCCTACCCGGCCACCGACGACCGGCCGATCTTCGCCAAGCCGCTGCCCGCCCCCGACGGATCGCTGACCGTCGAGCAGAACTACTCACGGGTCGGCACCGACCAGATCGACCAGCTGCTCGACCAGGCGAGCTCGGAACTGGACCAGAAGGCGGCCCACGACATCGCCGCACGGGCCGACTCCCGGATCTGGGCCGCGGCCGGCTCCGTCCCGCTCTTCCAGCGCCCCGAGCTCGTGGCGCTGCGGCCCACGGTCGCGAACGCCGGCGCCTTCGGCTTCGAGTCCCCCCGATACCAGGACATCGGGTTCCGTAAGTAGGGGTCCGCGTGCAGCGCTTTTGCCGGATCGGGCCGCCCCGGCGCCCGGATGGCGGAATACGCGCGGATACCGCCGCTGCCACGGGTCCTTCCGGTCGTCCCACCGGTCCCGCCGGCTCCGGAAGGAGCCTGCGGGGCCGGTGATACCGGCGTTCAAACCTCGCCCGGGCGGCCGAGTCGCCGCGAGCCCCGTACCATGGGGTAAGGCCGCGGCTTGTCCTGCCCGGCGGGCGAGTGCGTCAACACGGAACGCGCAGCCATCCACGATCCCGGGAGAAGCGCCGCAGCATGTCCACGCGCCACGATATTCGTAACGTCGCCATTGTCGCCCACGTCGACCACGGCAAGACGACCCTTGTCGACGCCATGCTCAAGCAGGCCGGCGCATTCGCTGCCCACCAGCACCTCGACGACCGCATGATGGACTCGAACGACCTGGAACGTGAGAAGGGCATCACGATCCTGGCCAAGAACACGGCCGTGAAGTACCACCCCAAGGGTGGCGGCGACGTCATCACGATCAACATCATCGACACCCCCGGCCACGCCGACTTCGGTGGTGAGGTCGAGCGCGGCCTGTCGATGGTCGACGCGGTCGTGCTCCTCGTGGACGCCTCCGAGGGCCCGCTGCCGCAGACCCGCTTCGTGCTGCGCAAGGCGCTGACGGCGAACCTGCCGGTCATCCTGTGCATCAACAAGACGGACCGCCCGGACTCCCGGATCGACGAGGTCATCAACGAGACCTACGACCTCTTCCTGGACCTGGACGCGACCGAGGAGCAGATCGAGTTCCCGATCGTCTACGCCTGTGCCCGTGAC from the Streptomyces sp. RKAG293 genome contains:
- a CDS encoding ABC transporter family substrate-binding protein, whose protein sequence is MSRSVIPASVGGAEPRPRHRPRPTGPGLRGAALLGAAALALAGCSAETTAGAVVSGTDIAAAPRAGVKDGGTLRWAVDGVPATLNAYQADADEDTARIAGAVLPVMFRLDNRGAPQRDADFLADASVVETEPKQVVSYKLNPKAKWSDGRAVGADDFSAQWKALSGRNAAYWTARNAGYDRIADVSQGADSHEVKVTFAAPYADWRSLFTPLYPKAVTGSPDAFNEGARSALTAVAGPFRIKDVNRTGGAVTLVRNPAWWGQRAKLDQLVLTAVPSAGRATALTGGKLDVAELDPTALASVRKAAAAKKLAVRKAPGAAYSQLALNGSTGPLADERVRRAVARAVDRQAIADAVLKPLGLPAKPLGNHLVLASQNGYADHSSALGSADAGQVQALLADAGWEHTAPQSQPGAKAANPAKPAAPVPAKPDAAAPALGVTVVEPSGTLRKAGKQLSLRFVVPSTSPMLADVGNRIAAMLSKIGVRTEITKVADTSFFHDHVAAGNFDLALYSWPGTAYPATDDRPIFAKPLPAPDGSLTVEQNYSRVGTDQIDQLLDQASSELDQKAAHDIAARADSRIWAAAGSVPLFQRPELVALRPTVANAGAFGFESPRYQDIGFRK